In the Terriglobales bacterium genome, TGGCCTTTTCGTTTTCGATCTTGGAGACGTAGGTACGGGGCACGCTCATGCGCATGGCAAGCTGGCGCTGGCTAAGCCCGCTGCGCTGGCGCAGATTGCGAATAGCCAAAGCCACCTGAACGCCCTGGCGACGCATGACGGGTGCGGGCTCGGGTTCCGGCTGAACGAGAATGGGCTCGGGCTCTTCCTCGTCGAGGGAGGTCTTGCAGCGCCGGCAGAGATTGTTGTTGGTTCGGAACTGGACGAGTGAACAGCGGTCGCATCTCACCACGTCCCTAGAATCTACAGGTGCTAAAGTTGTGGCCATCAGGTTGTGCGAGATGCCAGAGCGGGCATCCTTTCACTTCGGGCTTGGGAGTTGACGATGCTTTGTCAAGCACCAAGCTTGGTGCACAATGTGGGGCAAGTGCAAAGTAGAGTCAAGAGCTAAATGGGGTGATTCCGCAACATTTCCTGTGCAAATCCCAAAACAGGCGAAACAAGACGGAGAAAAACCGGCGAATCGGGGGAGAAGGCATGAGCGACCGTGAGTCCGCGTGGTGTTTACTAACTGAGTTCACGCAGTCGGAAAATCTGCGCAAGCATGCCCTCGCGGTCGAGGCCTGCATGCGCGCCTATGCCCGGAAATACGGAGAAGACGAAGAAAAATGGGGCGTGGTCGGGCTGATTCACGATTTTGATTACGACCGCTGGCCGAGCCTGGAAGACCACCCTTACCGAGGGAACGAAATTCTGACCGAGCGCGGCTGGCCGGAAGAGATCAAGAAGGCAGTCATGTCGCACGCGGAATACACGGGCGTCCCACGGGAGAGCCAGATGGAGAAAGCGTTGTTCGCCTGCGACGAACTGGCCGGATTCATCACGGCGGCGGCGCTGGTCCGTCCGGACAAATCCATCCACTCGCTGGAAGCCAAGTCGGTGAAGAAGCGGATGAAGGAC is a window encoding:
- a CDS encoding helix-turn-helix transcriptional regulator, coding for MRCDRCSLVQFRTNNNLCRRCKTSLDEEEPEPILVQPEPEPAPVMRRQGVQVALAIRNLRQRSGLSQRQLAMRMSVPRTYVSKIENEKATPTLSSLERLAKALQVTVPDLISCGGCEDEIRDLMKDDFIAELVPFLPKLNGMQWQSVMTQMRDLSIRPRRSV
- a CDS encoding HDIG domain-containing protein, coding for MSDRESAWCLLTEFTQSENLRKHALAVEACMRAYARKYGEDEEKWGVVGLIHDFDYDRWPSLEDHPYRGNEILTERGWPEEIKKAVMSHAEYTGVPRESQMEKALFACDELAGFITAAALVRPDKSIHSLEAKSVKKRMKDKAFARSVSRDDITNGAATLGVELDEHIAFCIEALKSIATELGLEGIPAVPGQGA